One genomic region from Spirosoma sp. KCTC 42546 encodes:
- a CDS encoding outer membrane beta-barrel protein — protein sequence MNSFKHLLTTALIAASTASFAQSTTVTITTDSTSSTQVTRTKTRNYSRVTSDFSIYIGLNNFGGSLPASYELSPIGSRFVALSWQKRIPIAVSGSTKLRLITGPEVAWNNFMFTDRNTLVEQNGQVVIEPANVDLHRSKLVTTQLNLPLMLNVSFRSGFSWSVGAYAGMRLDSYTKVKPEGGSTVRNHNAYNLNPIRWGLTTELGFRGDSKLFFRYEPNSPFRAGQGPDTSVWAVGIKL from the coding sequence ATGAACTCCTTCAAACACCTCCTGACTACTGCCCTGATCGCTGCTTCAACTGCTTCGTTCGCGCAATCGACCACCGTTACCATCACGACTGATTCAACCTCTTCAACTCAGGTAACGAGAACCAAAACCCGAAACTACTCACGCGTCACCTCCGACTTCAGCATTTACATCGGCTTAAATAACTTCGGAGGTTCGCTTCCTGCAAGCTATGAGCTGAGCCCAATCGGTTCCCGTTTCGTGGCGCTCTCCTGGCAGAAACGCATTCCGATTGCGGTAAGTGGTTCAACCAAACTTCGACTCATAACCGGTCCTGAAGTTGCCTGGAACAACTTTATGTTTACCGATCGGAATACCTTAGTCGAGCAGAATGGTCAAGTCGTTATCGAACCAGCCAATGTCGATCTTCACAGGTCTAAACTCGTAACCACACAGCTTAACCTGCCCCTTATGCTGAACGTATCGTTTAGATCGGGATTTAGCTGGAGCGTGGGCGCTTATGCGGGCATGCGCCTGGATAGCTATACAAAAGTGAAGCCCGAAGGCGGATCAACCGTTCGGAACCACAACGCCTACAACCTGAATCCCATTCGCTGGGGACTCACCACCGAACTTGGTTTCCGGGGCGATTCTAAACTGTTTTTCCGCTACGAACCCAACAGCCCATTCCGGGCAGGCCAGGGCCCCGATACCAGTGTATGGGCCGTGGGAATTAAACTGTGA